Genomic segment of Rhodococcus rhodochrous:
CGCGGGCGCCGAGGATCAGGGCGAGGCGTCCGCCGAGGCACCACCCGATCACGCCGACCTTCTCCAGGCGTAGTTCACCGAAGGCGTGGTCGAGCAGGGTCGCCATCTCCGCGAGGCACTTCTCGTCGTCGAGGCCCCGCATCAACTCCACGAGTTCCTCGCGCGAGCTGTCGTCGGCGCTCGGTCCGTGCCAGGGATCCCAGACGAGCGCGGTCACACCGGTTCCGGCGATGTCGTGCGCGTACTCGCGGACCTGGGCGTCGATGCCCGTGATCATGGGCAGCAGCAGCATTCCTCCGGTGGCACCGCCGAGCGGCCTGGCCAGGTAGGCGCGCAGACCTGCGATGTGAACGAATTCTGCCTCGATGTCGGTCATCGACCGTCCTTCCACTTGCGTCGTTTGTTCGTCATGATCTTCGTACGAAGTCGTTCAGCGGGCAGCGCATCCACCCGTCGCCGCAGCTCAGGGGCCGTCCGTCCCGACCACCGAAAAAAATGAGAACATCATTTCCGTTTTGCGGTATCGTTCCTCTCGCGCACCGACGTACGGTCGGAGCACGGCAGACGGCTCGCTCGAAAGGGATACAGGCAGATGGCTCGCACCGTATTGGTCAGTGGTGGCACCGGCGGACTCGGCAGCGCCGTGACGAAACATCTCCTCGACACCGGATGGCGGGTCGTGGTGCCGTGGCTGGTCCGTGACGAGCTCGAGCGCGTCGGCACGCATCCGAACCTCCGGCTCGTCCAGGCCGACCTCTCCGACGAGCAACAACTCGAAGACGCCCTGAACCTGGCGTGCGACGACCCCGACGCCCCCCTGTTCGGCGTCGTCAACCTCGTCGGCGGCTTCACCTCCGGACCGCGGGTGCACGAGACCCCGATCGAGGTGCTCGACTCCCAACTCGATCTCAACCTGCGCACCGCCTATTCCGTCAGCCAGGCGGCACTTCCCCACCTGATCCGCCGCGGCGGTGGATCGATCGTCTGCATCTCCACCGCCGCGACGCTCAACCCCTTCCCGGGCGGCGCCTCCTACATCGCTTCCAAGGCCGCGGTGTCGGCGCTGGTCGAGACGATGGCGCTCGAGTACCGCGACGACCACATCCGCGTCAACGCGCTGCTGCCCGTCGTCATCGACACCCCGGCCAACCGCGCCGCGATGCCCGACGCCGACACGAGCCGCTGGTCGAAGCCGGCCGACATCGCGAAGGTCATCGAGTTCCTGATCTCCGATGCGGGCGCCTCCATCACCGGTGGTCTGATCCCCGTCACCAACGTCGGCTGACTGCGTCAGACCGACTGGAGGCGACCGAGTTTCATCGCACGTTCGAAGGCTCGTCGTTCGGAGTAGTTCATACCGCCCCATACGCCGTGCGTCTCTCCGGTGCGCACGGCGTGCTCTCGGCACGCGTCGATCACCGGGCAGGAGCGACAGACCTCCTTCGCCTGCCGCTCGGCCCGGAGCACCGCACCGCGGCCGTCCTCGGGCTGAGGGAAGAACATCGACGTGTCCACCCCGCGGCACCGCGCCGCGACCACCCAGTCACGGTCGCCGGATCCGTACATCGCCGCCTCCTTGCCCATCGGGCCATCGCGGACCCGCACTCGTCGAACGAGTATTTGTACGGCCATTTTTCGGTACCCGTCGGGGATCGTCAATCGCTGAGCAGCACGAATTCATCAGAATCGACGATGCCAGTCGCTTCGGATACCTATAAGTACCGGAAGCTATGGCCGCACATTTGGTGAGCGGACGAAGCTGAGCGGACCGGGCGAGGCGGATCAGCCGACGATGCCGGCCTTCTTCAGGCCCGCGATCTGCTCGTCGGTGAGCCCGAGATCCGCGAGCACCGCGTCGGTGTGCTGACCGAGCCCCGGCACCGCGCCCATCGGCAGTTCGACGTCCCGGAAGTTCATCGGCGGCAGGATGCCGCGCACCGTCCCCGCCTCGGTCTGCACCTCACGCCAGCGATCGCGCGTCGCGAGCTGGGGGTGCTCGATGAGCCCACGCAGATCGCGCAGCTGCGCGGCCGGCACACCGGCGTCGGCGAGCTTCCCGTCGAGCTCCGCACTGGTGAACTGCTTGGTGGCCTGCCCGACCAGCGCATCGACCTCCTCGCGGCGACGCACCCGCTCGAGATTGGTGGCGTAGCGCGGATCGTCGCCCAGTTCGGGCATGCCGAGCACATCGGTGAGCGTGCGCCAGCCCCGGTCGTTCTGCACGCCGATGAGAATCTCGCCGTCCGAGGTGGGGTACTTGTCGTACGGCGCGATCGAGGTGTGCGACAGACCCATCCGCGGCACCTGGCGTCCCTGGTACATCTGCAGGTACATCGGGTAGCCGAGCCATTCGGCGGTCGCGTCGAACATCGACACGTCGATCGTTGCGCCGACGCCGGTGCGGTGCCGGCGCAGCAGCGCCGCCTGGATCGAGGTGAGCGCGTACATGCCCGCGGCGATGTCCGAGGTGGGGATGCCCGTCTTCACTGCCGTCTCGGGTGTGCCGGTGATCGAGCACAGGCCGGTCTCGGACTGCACGAGCATGTCGTAGGCCTTGCGGTCGCGCATCGGTCCATCGGTTCCGTATCCCGACATGTTGACCACCACGAGTTCCGGGTGGTCGGCACGCAGGTCGTCGGCACCGAGTCCGAGACGCTCCACCGCGCCGGGTGCGAGATTCTGCAGGAAGACGTCGGCGCCGCGGATCAGCTTCTTCACCGCGTCGATGCCCTCGGGCGACTTGAGGTCCACGGCGAAGGATTCCTTGCCGCGGTTGAGCCACACGAAGTGGGCGGCCAGTCCCTGCACAGCGCTGTCGTAGGCGCGGGCGAAGTCGCCGTCTCCGACGCGTTCGACCTTGACGACCCGGGCACCGAGATCCGCGAGGTGGCGCGTCGCGAGGGGCGCGGCGACCGCCTGCTCGAGGCTCACCACGGTGGTGCCCTCCAACGGCAGGCCGGCAGAAACCTCCACCTCGCTCCGAGTGGTTCCGTCGCTCGTCACCGTGGTGTTCCTTTCGCGTTCGCGGTTCCGTCCGGCGTATGTCTACCAGGCCGAACACCGACTCCCCGGTAATACCTCTGAGGTATCGATCCGCGTCCCATTGGGTATTGGACTGCAAAGCCGAGCCCTGCCACCCTCTGATGAGACGCAGACCACATTCCACCCGCCTCGTCGGGGGCGTAAGAGACGGAGGGCGCATGAGTTCGTCCACACCCACCGATCAGGAGATCGCGAAGAAGGCCCGCAAGGCCGGCATCGCCTCCTTCATCGGCACCACCATCGAGTGGTACGACTTCTACATCTACGGCACGGCCGCCGCGCTGGTGTTCGGCCAGATCTTCTTCTCGGACGAACTCTCGAGCGGTGTCGCGACCCTCCTCGCGTTCGTCACCCTCTGGGCCGGCTTCCTCGCCCGCCCGCTCGGTGGCGTCATCTTCGGCCATCTCGGCGACCGCATCGGACGCAAGAACACCCTCGTCATCACGCTCGTCATGATGGGCATCGCGACGGTGGGTATCGGCCTGCTCCCGACCTACGCGCAGATCGGGATGTGGGCGCCGGTCCTGCTCGTCTTCCTGCGCATCGTGCAGGGCGTCGCGGTCGGCGGAGAATGGGGCGGTGCCGTCCTCATCGCCAGCGAGAACGCCCCGAAGGGCAAGGGAATCCTGTATTCGGCGTTCGCGCAGCAGGGTTCGCCCGCCGGCAACCTGCTGTCGACGATGGCGTTCTTCTTCCTCGCCGCGCTGCCCACCCCGCAGTTCATGATGTGGGGCTGGCGCATCCCGTTCCTGCTCTCCGGTGCACTGGTCGCCGTCGGCCTGATCATCCGCCTCAAGCTCGAGGAATCGGACGCGATGAAAGCCGTTCTGGCGCGCAAGAAGACGGTCAAGCTCCCGATCAAGGAAGTGCTGCGCAAGCACTGGGTCCTGGTCCTGCTCGGTGCCGGTGCACTGCCCCTCGCCCAGGTGACCTACTTCAAGAACACCTTCGCGCTGTCGTGGGCGACGAGCGAACTCGGCTACGAGCGCGGCACCTTCCTCGCGATCATCGCGATCGCCCTCGTGGTGCAGTTCATCGTGCAACCCTTCGGTGCCGTGCTGGTGTCGAAGATCGACATGCGCAAGGCCATGCTCCTGATGATCGTCCCGGAGCTGTTCCTCATGCCCGCGATGTTCTTCGCGATCCGCACCGAGACCTTCGCGATCGCCGCGATCGGTATGTGCCTCGCGACGATTCCGCACTCGATGTTCTACGGCGCGATCGCCGGCATCCTGGCCCGCGCCTTCCCGGCGAACATCCGTTACTCGGGCCTGTCGCTCGCCTACCAGCTGTGCTCGCTGATCGTCGGTGGTGGCACCCCGGTGCTCGCGCAGTACCTGCTCAACTCGTCGGGTGACGTCACCGGTGTGGCCATCGCGGCGGCCTGCTACGCAGCGGTCTCCCTCGTGTGCACCCTGGCGCTGCTCAAGCGCACCGGATACGACCCGAAGGCACCGTCGGTCGCCGAGAAGTCCGACGCCGACGAACTCGCCCTCGAGCAGTCGGAGGCAGCCGAGCGCGACCGTCGTACGCCGGGCACCGAGGACACCCCTCGCTCCGACGACACCCCACGAGATCGCGTCCATGCCTAGGACGGATCCCTCGCACTCGGGGCCGGCCGGCGCAGTCGCCGGCCGACCCCGGTCACTCCGGAGTCGGCAGAGCTTCCTCGGAGAGGCGGAGAACCTCTCGCAGCGCGGCACTGTCGTCGTCCTCCCGCCACACCAGCCGCACGTCGAGCGGCTCGGGATGATCGGCGAGGGGAACGAACACGACCTCGGGGTTGATGACGTTCGCCGCAACCGACGAGACCGTCATCGAACATCCGACCCCGGCCGAGACCAGGGCGATCAGCGACAGCGAATCCGGGGCACTCTGAACGATTCTCGGCGTGAAGCCGACATCGTGGGCGAGGCGGAGCAGCAGCTCGCGCAGCATCGATCCGGGTTCGGCCGGAAGCATCACCCACGCCTCGCTCGCGAGGTCCTCGAGCCGGACCTCCTCGCGGCCGGCGAGCGGGTGTTCCCTGGGCAGCGCCACGACGAGGTTCTCGCGGGCCACGACGCGCGACGCGATCCCCGGTGGGAAGAACAACAGGCGCACGATGCCGATGTCGAGCTTGCCCGCGGCCAGTTTGTTGAGTGCCTCGCTCGCGTACGCCGAACTGTCGAGCACGAATTCGATACCGGGATGGGTGCGTCGCACGAGCTTCGCCCACCGGCCCACGAGATAGTGCGAGGACGAACCGGCGAAACCGATACGGACCCTGCCGGTCTGGCCCGACCCCGCAGCGGTCACCGCCATCTCGGCCAGCCGGCAGGCGTCGAGGATGTTCCGGGCCGGCTCCACGAGCGCGCGACCGCTCTCCGTCAACCGCACGCTGCGGGTGTTGCGTTCGAAGAGTTCGGCTCCGAGTTCCTTCTCGAGTCTGCGGATCGTGCGGCTGAGCGGCGGCTGGGCCATGTGCAGCCGTTGCGCCGCCCGACCGAAATGCAGTTCCTCCGCCACCGCCAGGAACGCCTTCACCTGATGGATCTCCACGCGTCGATTATTGCGCCTGCGGGCGCCTGATATCCGACACCGAATTACCGACCACACGGAGGACGACCGGTATGCCGGACAAAGTCATGACCATGCGCGAGGCGATAGCCACCTATGTCGAGGACGGCATGACCGTTGCCCTCGAGGGTTTCTCGCACCTCATCCCGTTCGCGGCGGCGCACGAGATCATCCGGCAGGGCAGGCGCGAGCTGACGTTGTGCCGCATGACCCCCGACATCATCTCCGACCAGCTCATCGCCGCCGACTGCGTGTCGAAGCTCGTCGCGTCGTTCTTCGCCAGCGGCTCGGCCGGTTCCCTCCACGAGATCCGCCGGCGCATCGAGAACCACGACCCCGTCGCACTCGAGGTCGAGGAGTACAGCCACTACGGCATGGTCTGCCGCTACCAGGCCGGCGCGGCCGGGCTGCCGTTCTTCCCGCTGCGCTCGTACGCCGGCAGCGATCTGCCGAAGATCAACCCGAACATCCGGCTCGTCGAGGACCCCTTCGGCGGCGGCAGCGTCTACGTCGTGCCTCCGCTGAACCCCGACGTGACGATCATCCACGCCCAGCGCGCCGACCGCTCCGGCAACGTCCAGATCTGGGGCATCGCCGGCGTCCAGCAGGAAGCGGTCTACGCCGCGAGGAAGGCCATCGTGGTGGTCGAGGAGATCGTCGACGACGATGTCATCCGCTCCGACCCCAGCCGCACCCTCGTGCCCGCGCACGCGGTGGACGCTGTGGTGTTGTGCCCGCGCGGAGCGCACCCCTCCTACGCGCAGGGCTACTACGACCGTGACTGCGCGTTCTACCGCCGCTGGACCGCGATCAGCAAGGACCCCCAGCAGCTGCGCACGTGGTTGAAGGAATGGGTCCTCACCACCGGCGACCATGCCGAATACCTCGAGAAACTGGGCGAGGAGTACTGGGCCGACCTCGAGGTCGCCCCGCGCCCCTCCGGGACCGTCGACTACG
This window contains:
- a CDS encoding dienelactone hydrolase family protein; amino-acid sequence: MTDIEAEFVHIAGLRAYLARPLGGATGGMLLLPMITGIDAQVREYAHDIAGTGVTALVWDPWHGPSADDSSREELVELMRGLDDEKCLAEMATLLDHAFGELRLEKVGVIGWCLGGRLALILGARDTRVANVVAYHPSIAVPPAPNHTIDAVEQAGHVAAPVMVLHAGADTIMSAETFANLQATLQQRETGATITHVYPGAEHGFSSRDRHGNPVNADAYAVSWPQALSFIGDTVRS
- a CDS encoding WhiB family transcriptional regulator, producing the protein MYGSGDRDWVVAARCRGVDTSMFFPQPEDGRGAVLRAERQAKEVCRSCPVIDACREHAVRTGETHGVWGGMNYSERRAFERAMKLGRLQSV
- a CDS encoding CaiB/BaiF CoA transferase family protein; the protein is MTSDGTTRSEVEVSAGLPLEGTTVVSLEQAVAAPLATRHLADLGARVVKVERVGDGDFARAYDSAVQGLAAHFVWLNRGKESFAVDLKSPEGIDAVKKLIRGADVFLQNLAPGAVERLGLGADDLRADHPELVVVNMSGYGTDGPMRDRKAYDMLVQSETGLCSITGTPETAVKTGIPTSDIAAGMYALTSIQAALLRRHRTGVGATIDVSMFDATAEWLGYPMYLQMYQGRQVPRMGLSHTSIAPYDKYPTSDGEILIGVQNDRGWRTLTDVLGMPELGDDPRYATNLERVRRREEVDALVGQATKQFTSAELDGKLADAGVPAAQLRDLRGLIEHPQLATRDRWREVQTEAGTVRGILPPMNFRDVELPMGAVPGLGQHTDAVLADLGLTDEQIAGLKKAGIVG
- a CDS encoding SDR family NAD(P)-dependent oxidoreductase, whose translation is MARTVLVSGGTGGLGSAVTKHLLDTGWRVVVPWLVRDELERVGTHPNLRLVQADLSDEQQLEDALNLACDDPDAPLFGVVNLVGGFTSGPRVHETPIEVLDSQLDLNLRTAYSVSQAALPHLIRRGGGSIVCISTAATLNPFPGGASYIASKAAVSALVETMALEYRDDHIRVNALLPVVIDTPANRAAMPDADTSRWSKPADIAKVIEFLISDAGASITGGLIPVTNVG
- a CDS encoding CoA transferase subunit A → MPDKVMTMREAIATYVEDGMTVALEGFSHLIPFAAAHEIIRQGRRELTLCRMTPDIISDQLIAADCVSKLVASFFASGSAGSLHEIRRRIENHDPVALEVEEYSHYGMVCRYQAGAAGLPFFPLRSYAGSDLPKINPNIRLVEDPFGGGSVYVVPPLNPDVTIIHAQRADRSGNVQIWGIAGVQQEAVYAARKAIVVVEEIVDDDVIRSDPSRTLVPAHAVDAVVLCPRGAHPSYAQGYYDRDCAFYRRWTAISKDPQQLRTWLKEWVLTTGDHAEYLEKLGEEYWADLEVAPRPSGTVDYGSRK
- a CDS encoding LysR family transcriptional regulator, which produces MEIHQVKAFLAVAEELHFGRAAQRLHMAQPPLSRTIRRLEKELGAELFERNTRSVRLTESGRALVEPARNILDACRLAEMAVTAAGSGQTGRVRIGFAGSSSHYLVGRWAKLVRRTHPGIEFVLDSSAYASEALNKLAAGKLDIGIVRLLFFPPGIASRVVARENLVVALPREHPLAGREEVRLEDLASEAWVMLPAEPGSMLRELLLRLAHDVGFTPRIVQSAPDSLSLIALVSAGVGCSMTVSSVAANVINPEVVFVPLADHPEPLDVRLVWREDDDSAALREVLRLSEEALPTPE
- a CDS encoding MFS transporter, with amino-acid sequence MSSSTPTDQEIAKKARKAGIASFIGTTIEWYDFYIYGTAAALVFGQIFFSDELSSGVATLLAFVTLWAGFLARPLGGVIFGHLGDRIGRKNTLVITLVMMGIATVGIGLLPTYAQIGMWAPVLLVFLRIVQGVAVGGEWGGAVLIASENAPKGKGILYSAFAQQGSPAGNLLSTMAFFFLAALPTPQFMMWGWRIPFLLSGALVAVGLIIRLKLEESDAMKAVLARKKTVKLPIKEVLRKHWVLVLLGAGALPLAQVTYFKNTFALSWATSELGYERGTFLAIIAIALVVQFIVQPFGAVLVSKIDMRKAMLLMIVPELFLMPAMFFAIRTETFAIAAIGMCLATIPHSMFYGAIAGILARAFPANIRYSGLSLAYQLCSLIVGGGTPVLAQYLLNSSGDVTGVAIAAACYAAVSLVCTLALLKRTGYDPKAPSVAEKSDADELALEQSEAAERDRRTPGTEDTPRSDDTPRDRVHA